One Bombus pyrosoma isolate SC7728 linkage group LG9, ASM1482585v1, whole genome shotgun sequence genomic window carries:
- the LOC122571252 gene encoding PHD finger protein 14 isoform X2, producing the protein MSQEDDVGFLYKTMIERDPKKRRVKPVGSAQSLLDFDLGESSDDSDFRIEDHCEESDDDSVDSNDIGKEEEDVSEQSDDSLEDPLLKKKENPNLTVGDVIEQARQQALKGGSLEDKLNKMLICCGCLGDRSDDVNEIVECDGCGVSVHEGCYGVSDVESFSSTDSLCQSAPWFCEACSAGIEDPSCELCPNKGGIFKETDVGKWVHLVCALYVPGVAFGEVDRLSSVTLFEMAYSKWGAKQCSLCEDARFARTGVCIECDAGMCHTYFHVTCAQREGLLSEAHSEEVDQADPFYAHCKLHSDKTLVRRRRRNWLALQLRAQYRQQLLKQPNHLDTEEQRRIQRKLAKHRHKYLAHKASRPPPWVPTQKMPRLLTTSASACRQLARKAELMGVDTAALEAQEAQLVALVDVRKKWHIPPAFSVEFIGYYLDRNLRVTSMKRRLQELLDINSQLLNEQQRLDRRYDEVMKDNEEQIRINVTIKEKIEMYHQVLQSSGYVKPLPQITDLAKPRIAPTLGLGVPTAAALKMGVGFPLPVGKGTEGVREGRVLSSQAQDQNHKGELTLRHQCGICRRSTNQHLLAKCDTCHLHYHLSCLSPPLSRMPKKTKLMGWQCSECDKESSGSEVERVDTSAPRKLRHCKDDLNLTSTPTPPQEVQLPTTPTTPSTSKNSSANLNSITNATAPDTPTTPKVTIKPVGPQPLSSTPIQSSEPIYNQQLINNVTITREGSPEYMVASADGTESVSQRSAKKRRREKHKRYTPDPITGIKQRKRKHKRKSLDVENPEGQSQPEIHRRITIKIKPIPRPEGDVASESSPQMFVATSTSTEITSPPPLPKLPPPPPVPPLPSNTVPVTANVSTNNTNSRTSTGNGKRGKDTDLLTHCNVCDMSGTSQNLVMLVYINISNIYFLNICWIYEFIIFRISGVMNVKNATTSPVLIHQLKNHPKEEAIRGIVRTAILVPLNLRLNINNFMSAAIILRSNKLRH; encoded by the exons ATGTCTCAGGAGGACGATGtaggatttttatataaaacaatga ttGAAAGGGATCCAAAAAAGAGGAGGGTTAAGCCTGTAGGATCAGCACAATCTTTACTTGATTTTGATTTAGGTGAAAGCTCTGATGATAGTGATTTCAGAATTGAGGATCACTGTGAAGAATCTGATGACGATTCAGTGGATTCCAATGATATTGGAAAAG aggaagaagatgtATCGGAGCAATCTGATGATTCTTTGGAAGATCCAttactgaaaaaaaaagaaaatcctaACTTGACTGTAGGAGATGTAATTGAACAAGCTAGGCAACAAGCATTAAAAGGAGGTTCACttgaagataaattaaataaaatgttaatttgttGTGGTTGCTTAGGAGACAGAAGTGATgatgttaatgaaattgttgAATGTGATGGTTGTGGTGTTAGTGTGCATGAAg gaTGTTATGGTGTATCTGATGTAGAAAGCTTTTCAAGTACTGATTCTTTATGTCAGTCAGCACCGTGGTTTTGTGAAGCTTGTAGTGCAGGAATTGAAGATCCATCCTGTGAACTTTGTCCTAATAAAGGTGGAATTTTTAAAGAGACTGATGTAGGTAAATGGGTACATTTAGTATGTGCACTGTATGTACCTGGTGTTGCTTTTGGGGAG gTTGATCGCTTATCAAGTGTAACGCTGTTTGAAATGGCTTATAGTAAATGGGGAGCAAAACAATGTTCTTTATGTGAAGATGCACGTTTTGCCCGTACTGGTGTGTGCATAGAATGTGATGCAGGGATGTgtcatacatattttcatgTCACTTG TGCGCAAAGAGAAGGACTGTTATCTGAAGCCCATAGTGAAGAAGTTGATCAGGCTGACCCATTTTATGCACATTGTAAACTTCATTCCGATAAAACACTTGTTCGTAGACGTAGACGTAATTGGTTGGCGTTACAACTACGAGCGCAATACCGacaacaattattaaaacaacCTAATCATTTAGATACTGAAGAACAGCGtagaatacaaagaaaattagcAAAACATAGGCATAAATACTTGGCTCATAAAGCCTCTAGGCCACCACCATGGG TGCCAACACAAAAAATGCCTCGATTATTAACTACTTCAGCTTCGGCTTGCCGGCAACTAGCAAGAAAGGCTGAACTCATGGGTGTTGATACTGCTGCATTGGAAGCTCAAGAAGCACAACTTGTAGCTTTGGTTGACGTTAGGAAGAAGTGGCATATTCCACCTGCTTTTAGTGTAGAATTCATTGGTTATTATTTAGATCGCAATTTGCGAGTCACATCTATGAAAAGGCGATTACAAGAACTTCTTGATATTAATTCTCAATTGCTTAACGAACAACAAAGATTAGATAGAAGATATGACGAAGTAATGAAAGATAATGAAGAACAGATCCGaataaatgtaacaataaaagaaaagatagaaatgtATCACCAAGTGCTTCAGAGTAGTGGTTATGTGAAACCTCTTCCACAAATAACTGATTTAGCAAAACCAAGAATAGCACCAACTTTAG GTTTAGGTGTACCTACTGCAGCGGCTTTAAAAATGGGTGTTGGTTTTCCTTTACCTGTTGGTAAAGGAACAGAAGGAGTACGTGAAGGTAGAGTGTTAAGCAGTCAAGCACAAGATCAAAATCATAAAGGCGAACTGACATTAAGGCATCAATGTGGAATATGTAGGAGATCTACAAATCAACATCTACTTGCAAAGTGTGACACATGTCATCTTCATTACCATTTATCGTGTCTTAGTCCACCTTTATCACGTATGCCGAAAAAAACGAAACTTATGGGATG GCAATGTTCTGAATGTGACAAAGAATCTTCTGGGTCAGAAGTTGAACGTGTTGATACCTCTGCCCCACGCAAATTAAGACATTGTAAAGATGATTTGAATTTAACATCAACACCAACACCACCACAAGAAGTACAATTACCTACAACGCCAACAACGCCTAGTACATCCAAAAATTCTTCCGCCAATCTTAATAGTATAACGAATGCAACCGCGCCTGACACACCTACAACACCAAAA GTAACTATAAAACCAGTTGGACCACAACCTCTGTCTTCAACTCCCATTCAATCAAGTGAGCCAATATATAATCAACAACTTATTAATAATGTGACAATAACAAGAGAAGGTTCGCCTGAATATATGGTAGCTTCAGCGGATGGTACAGAATCTGTTTCACAGAGAAGcgcaaaaaaaagaagaag gGAGAAACATAAAAGATATACGCCTGATCCAATTACGggtataaaacaaagaaaacgcAAACATAAGAGAAAAAGTCTTGATGTGGAAAATCCTGAAGGACAAAGTCAACCAGAAATTCATAGAAGAATCACTATAAAG ataaaacCAATTCCAAGACCAGAAGGAGATGTAGCATCAGAATCAAGTCCACAAATGTTTGTTGCCACATCTACTAGTACTGAAATTACATCACCACCGCCATTACCTAAACTCCCACCACCACCACCTGTTCCACCTTTACCTTCAAATACTGTTCCTGTAACAGCAAATGTATCTACTAATAATACAAATAGTAGAACATCTacaggaaatggaaaaagaggaaaagatacAGACCTTTTAACACATTGCAATGTCTGTGATATGTCTGGTACCAGTCAAAATCTCGTCATGTTagtttacataaatatatcaaatatttatttcttaaatatatgcTGGATATATGAATTCATCATTTTTCGTATCTCAGGTGTGATGAATGTAAAAAATGCTACCACTTCACCTGTCTTGATCCACCAGTTAAAAAATCACCCAAAAGAAGAGGCTATTCGTGGCATTGTGCGGACTGCGATCCTAGT gCCTCTGAATCTGAGACTTAATATCAACAATTTTATGTCTGCAGCTATAATTCTACGTTCAAACAAATTAAGACATTGA
- the LOC122571252 gene encoding PHD finger protein 14 isoform X3 translates to MTSIFERDPKKRRVKPVGSAQSLLDFDLGESSDDSDFRIEDHCEESDDDSVDSNDIGKEEEDVSEQSDDSLEDPLLKKKENPNLTVGDVIEQARQQALKGGSLEDKLNKMLICCGCLGDRSDDVNEIVECDGCGVSVHEGCYGVSDVESFSSTDSLCQSAPWFCEACSAGIEDPSCELCPNKGGIFKETDVGKWVHLVCALYVPGVAFGEVDRLSSVTLFEMAYSKWGAKQCSLCEDARFARTGVCIECDAGMCHTYFHVTCAQREGLLSEAHSEEVDQADPFYAHCKLHSDKTLVRRRRRNWLALQLRAQYRQQLLKQPNHLDTEEQRRIQRKLAKHRHKYLAHKASRPPPWVPTQKMPRLLTTSASACRQLARKAELMGVDTAALEAQEAQLVALVDVRKKWHIPPAFSVEFIGYYLDRNLRVTSMKRRLQELLDINSQLLNEQQRLDRRYDEVMKDNEEQIRINVTIKEKIEMYHQVLQSSGYVKPLPQITDLAKPRIAPTLGTGLGVPTAAALKMGVGFPLPVGKGTEGVREGRVLSSQAQDQNHKGELTLRHQCGICRRSTNQHLLAKCDTCHLHYHLSCLSPPLSRMPKKTKLMGWQCSECDKESSGSEVERVDTSAPRKLRHCKDDLNLTSTPTPPQEVQLPTTPTTPSTSKNSSANLNSITNATAPDTPTTPKVTIKPVGPQPLSSTPIQSSEPIYNQQLINNVTITREGSPEYMVASADGTESVSQRSAKKRRREKHKRYTPDPITGIKQRKRKHKRKSLDVENPEGQSQPEIHRRITIKIKPIPRPEGDVASESSPQMFVATSTSTEITSPPPLPKLPPPPPVPPLPSNTVPVTANVSTNNTNSRTSTGNGKRGKDTDLLTHCNVCDMSGTSQNLVMLVYINISNIYFLNICWIYEFIIFRISGVMNVKNATTSPVLIHQLKNHPKEEAIRGIVRTAILVPLNLRLNINNFMSAAIILRSNKLRH, encoded by the exons ATGACTAGCATTT ttGAAAGGGATCCAAAAAAGAGGAGGGTTAAGCCTGTAGGATCAGCACAATCTTTACTTGATTTTGATTTAGGTGAAAGCTCTGATGATAGTGATTTCAGAATTGAGGATCACTGTGAAGAATCTGATGACGATTCAGTGGATTCCAATGATATTGGAAAAG aggaagaagatgtATCGGAGCAATCTGATGATTCTTTGGAAGATCCAttactgaaaaaaaaagaaaatcctaACTTGACTGTAGGAGATGTAATTGAACAAGCTAGGCAACAAGCATTAAAAGGAGGTTCACttgaagataaattaaataaaatgttaatttgttGTGGTTGCTTAGGAGACAGAAGTGATgatgttaatgaaattgttgAATGTGATGGTTGTGGTGTTAGTGTGCATGAAg gaTGTTATGGTGTATCTGATGTAGAAAGCTTTTCAAGTACTGATTCTTTATGTCAGTCAGCACCGTGGTTTTGTGAAGCTTGTAGTGCAGGAATTGAAGATCCATCCTGTGAACTTTGTCCTAATAAAGGTGGAATTTTTAAAGAGACTGATGTAGGTAAATGGGTACATTTAGTATGTGCACTGTATGTACCTGGTGTTGCTTTTGGGGAG gTTGATCGCTTATCAAGTGTAACGCTGTTTGAAATGGCTTATAGTAAATGGGGAGCAAAACAATGTTCTTTATGTGAAGATGCACGTTTTGCCCGTACTGGTGTGTGCATAGAATGTGATGCAGGGATGTgtcatacatattttcatgTCACTTG TGCGCAAAGAGAAGGACTGTTATCTGAAGCCCATAGTGAAGAAGTTGATCAGGCTGACCCATTTTATGCACATTGTAAACTTCATTCCGATAAAACACTTGTTCGTAGACGTAGACGTAATTGGTTGGCGTTACAACTACGAGCGCAATACCGacaacaattattaaaacaacCTAATCATTTAGATACTGAAGAACAGCGtagaatacaaagaaaattagcAAAACATAGGCATAAATACTTGGCTCATAAAGCCTCTAGGCCACCACCATGGG TGCCAACACAAAAAATGCCTCGATTATTAACTACTTCAGCTTCGGCTTGCCGGCAACTAGCAAGAAAGGCTGAACTCATGGGTGTTGATACTGCTGCATTGGAAGCTCAAGAAGCACAACTTGTAGCTTTGGTTGACGTTAGGAAGAAGTGGCATATTCCACCTGCTTTTAGTGTAGAATTCATTGGTTATTATTTAGATCGCAATTTGCGAGTCACATCTATGAAAAGGCGATTACAAGAACTTCTTGATATTAATTCTCAATTGCTTAACGAACAACAAAGATTAGATAGAAGATATGACGAAGTAATGAAAGATAATGAAGAACAGATCCGaataaatgtaacaataaaagaaaagatagaaatgtATCACCAAGTGCTTCAGAGTAGTGGTTATGTGAAACCTCTTCCACAAATAACTGATTTAGCAAAACCAAGAATAGCACCAACTTTAG gtACAGGTTTAGGTGTACCTACTGCAGCGGCTTTAAAAATGGGTGTTGGTTTTCCTTTACCTGTTGGTAAAGGAACAGAAGGAGTACGTGAAGGTAGAGTGTTAAGCAGTCAAGCACAAGATCAAAATCATAAAGGCGAACTGACATTAAGGCATCAATGTGGAATATGTAGGAGATCTACAAATCAACATCTACTTGCAAAGTGTGACACATGTCATCTTCATTACCATTTATCGTGTCTTAGTCCACCTTTATCACGTATGCCGAAAAAAACGAAACTTATGGGATG GCAATGTTCTGAATGTGACAAAGAATCTTCTGGGTCAGAAGTTGAACGTGTTGATACCTCTGCCCCACGCAAATTAAGACATTGTAAAGATGATTTGAATTTAACATCAACACCAACACCACCACAAGAAGTACAATTACCTACAACGCCAACAACGCCTAGTACATCCAAAAATTCTTCCGCCAATCTTAATAGTATAACGAATGCAACCGCGCCTGACACACCTACAACACCAAAA GTAACTATAAAACCAGTTGGACCACAACCTCTGTCTTCAACTCCCATTCAATCAAGTGAGCCAATATATAATCAACAACTTATTAATAATGTGACAATAACAAGAGAAGGTTCGCCTGAATATATGGTAGCTTCAGCGGATGGTACAGAATCTGTTTCACAGAGAAGcgcaaaaaaaagaagaag gGAGAAACATAAAAGATATACGCCTGATCCAATTACGggtataaaacaaagaaaacgcAAACATAAGAGAAAAAGTCTTGATGTGGAAAATCCTGAAGGACAAAGTCAACCAGAAATTCATAGAAGAATCACTATAAAG ataaaacCAATTCCAAGACCAGAAGGAGATGTAGCATCAGAATCAAGTCCACAAATGTTTGTTGCCACATCTACTAGTACTGAAATTACATCACCACCGCCATTACCTAAACTCCCACCACCACCACCTGTTCCACCTTTACCTTCAAATACTGTTCCTGTAACAGCAAATGTATCTACTAATAATACAAATAGTAGAACATCTacaggaaatggaaaaagaggaaaagatacAGACCTTTTAACACATTGCAATGTCTGTGATATGTCTGGTACCAGTCAAAATCTCGTCATGTTagtttacataaatatatcaaatatttatttcttaaatatatgcTGGATATATGAATTCATCATTTTTCGTATCTCAGGTGTGATGAATGTAAAAAATGCTACCACTTCACCTGTCTTGATCCACCAGTTAAAAAATCACCCAAAAGAAGAGGCTATTCGTGGCATTGTGCGGACTGCGATCCTAGT gCCTCTGAATCTGAGACTTAATATCAACAATTTTATGTCTGCAGCTATAATTCTACGTTCAAACAAATTAAGACATTGA
- the LOC122571252 gene encoding PHD finger protein 14 isoform X4, protein MSQEDDVGFLYKTMIERDPKKRRVKPVGSAQSLLDFDLGESSDDSDFRIEDHCEESDDDSVDSNDIGKEEEDVSEQSDDSLEDPLLKKKENPNLTVGDVIEQARQQALKGGSLEDKLNKMLICCGCLGDRSDDVNEIVECDGCGVSVHEGCYGVSDVESFSSTDSLCQSAPWFCEACSAGIEDPSCELCPNKGGIFKETDVGKWVHLVCALYVPGVAFGEVDRLSSVTLFEMAYSKWGAKQCSLCEDARFARTGVCIECDAGMCHTYFHVTCAQREGLLSEAHSEEVDQADPFYAHCKLHSDKTLVRRRRRNWLALQLRAQYRQQLLKQPNHLDTEEQRRIQRKLAKHRHKYLAHKASRPPPWVPTQKMPRLLTTSASACRQLARKAELMGVDTAALEAQEAQLVALVDVRKKWHIPPAFSVEFIGYYLDRNLRVTSMKRRLQELLDINSQLLNEQQRLDRRYDEVMKDNEEQIRINVTIKEKIEMYHQVLQSSGYVKPLPQITDLAKPRIAPTLGTGLGVPTAAALKMGVGFPLPVGKGTEGVREGRVLSSQAQDQNHKGELTLRHQCGICRRSTNQHLLAKCDTCHLHYHLSCLSPPLSRMPKKTKLMGWQCSECDKESSGSEVERVDTSAPRKLRHCKDDLNLTSTPTPPQEVQLPTTPTTPSTSKNSSANLNSITNATAPDTPTTPKVTIKPVGPQPLSSTPIQSSEPIYNQQLINNVTITREGSPEYMVASADGTESVSQRSAKKRRREKHKRYTPDPITGIKQRKRKHKRKSLDVENPEGQSQPEIHRRITIKIKPIPRPEGDVASESSPQMFVATSTSTEITSPPPLPKLPPPPPVPPLPSNTVPVTANVSTNNTNSRTSTGNGKRGKDTDLLTHCNVCDMSGTSQNLVMLVYINISNIYFLNICWIYEFIIFRISGVMNVKNATTSPVLIHQLKNHPKEEAIRGIVRTAILVKSCAIFIY, encoded by the exons ATGTCTCAGGAGGACGATGtaggatttttatataaaacaatga ttGAAAGGGATCCAAAAAAGAGGAGGGTTAAGCCTGTAGGATCAGCACAATCTTTACTTGATTTTGATTTAGGTGAAAGCTCTGATGATAGTGATTTCAGAATTGAGGATCACTGTGAAGAATCTGATGACGATTCAGTGGATTCCAATGATATTGGAAAAG aggaagaagatgtATCGGAGCAATCTGATGATTCTTTGGAAGATCCAttactgaaaaaaaaagaaaatcctaACTTGACTGTAGGAGATGTAATTGAACAAGCTAGGCAACAAGCATTAAAAGGAGGTTCACttgaagataaattaaataaaatgttaatttgttGTGGTTGCTTAGGAGACAGAAGTGATgatgttaatgaaattgttgAATGTGATGGTTGTGGTGTTAGTGTGCATGAAg gaTGTTATGGTGTATCTGATGTAGAAAGCTTTTCAAGTACTGATTCTTTATGTCAGTCAGCACCGTGGTTTTGTGAAGCTTGTAGTGCAGGAATTGAAGATCCATCCTGTGAACTTTGTCCTAATAAAGGTGGAATTTTTAAAGAGACTGATGTAGGTAAATGGGTACATTTAGTATGTGCACTGTATGTACCTGGTGTTGCTTTTGGGGAG gTTGATCGCTTATCAAGTGTAACGCTGTTTGAAATGGCTTATAGTAAATGGGGAGCAAAACAATGTTCTTTATGTGAAGATGCACGTTTTGCCCGTACTGGTGTGTGCATAGAATGTGATGCAGGGATGTgtcatacatattttcatgTCACTTG TGCGCAAAGAGAAGGACTGTTATCTGAAGCCCATAGTGAAGAAGTTGATCAGGCTGACCCATTTTATGCACATTGTAAACTTCATTCCGATAAAACACTTGTTCGTAGACGTAGACGTAATTGGTTGGCGTTACAACTACGAGCGCAATACCGacaacaattattaaaacaacCTAATCATTTAGATACTGAAGAACAGCGtagaatacaaagaaaattagcAAAACATAGGCATAAATACTTGGCTCATAAAGCCTCTAGGCCACCACCATGGG TGCCAACACAAAAAATGCCTCGATTATTAACTACTTCAGCTTCGGCTTGCCGGCAACTAGCAAGAAAGGCTGAACTCATGGGTGTTGATACTGCTGCATTGGAAGCTCAAGAAGCACAACTTGTAGCTTTGGTTGACGTTAGGAAGAAGTGGCATATTCCACCTGCTTTTAGTGTAGAATTCATTGGTTATTATTTAGATCGCAATTTGCGAGTCACATCTATGAAAAGGCGATTACAAGAACTTCTTGATATTAATTCTCAATTGCTTAACGAACAACAAAGATTAGATAGAAGATATGACGAAGTAATGAAAGATAATGAAGAACAGATCCGaataaatgtaacaataaaagaaaagatagaaatgtATCACCAAGTGCTTCAGAGTAGTGGTTATGTGAAACCTCTTCCACAAATAACTGATTTAGCAAAACCAAGAATAGCACCAACTTTAG gtACAGGTTTAGGTGTACCTACTGCAGCGGCTTTAAAAATGGGTGTTGGTTTTCCTTTACCTGTTGGTAAAGGAACAGAAGGAGTACGTGAAGGTAGAGTGTTAAGCAGTCAAGCACAAGATCAAAATCATAAAGGCGAACTGACATTAAGGCATCAATGTGGAATATGTAGGAGATCTACAAATCAACATCTACTTGCAAAGTGTGACACATGTCATCTTCATTACCATTTATCGTGTCTTAGTCCACCTTTATCACGTATGCCGAAAAAAACGAAACTTATGGGATG GCAATGTTCTGAATGTGACAAAGAATCTTCTGGGTCAGAAGTTGAACGTGTTGATACCTCTGCCCCACGCAAATTAAGACATTGTAAAGATGATTTGAATTTAACATCAACACCAACACCACCACAAGAAGTACAATTACCTACAACGCCAACAACGCCTAGTACATCCAAAAATTCTTCCGCCAATCTTAATAGTATAACGAATGCAACCGCGCCTGACACACCTACAACACCAAAA GTAACTATAAAACCAGTTGGACCACAACCTCTGTCTTCAACTCCCATTCAATCAAGTGAGCCAATATATAATCAACAACTTATTAATAATGTGACAATAACAAGAGAAGGTTCGCCTGAATATATGGTAGCTTCAGCGGATGGTACAGAATCTGTTTCACAGAGAAGcgcaaaaaaaagaagaag gGAGAAACATAAAAGATATACGCCTGATCCAATTACGggtataaaacaaagaaaacgcAAACATAAGAGAAAAAGTCTTGATGTGGAAAATCCTGAAGGACAAAGTCAACCAGAAATTCATAGAAGAATCACTATAAAG ataaaacCAATTCCAAGACCAGAAGGAGATGTAGCATCAGAATCAAGTCCACAAATGTTTGTTGCCACATCTACTAGTACTGAAATTACATCACCACCGCCATTACCTAAACTCCCACCACCACCACCTGTTCCACCTTTACCTTCAAATACTGTTCCTGTAACAGCAAATGTATCTACTAATAATACAAATAGTAGAACATCTacaggaaatggaaaaagaggaaaagatacAGACCTTTTAACACATTGCAATGTCTGTGATATGTCTGGTACCAGTCAAAATCTCGTCATGTTagtttacataaatatatcaaatatttatttcttaaatatatgcTGGATATATGAATTCATCATTTTTCGTATCTCAGGTGTGATGAATGTAAAAAATGCTACCACTTCACCTGTCTTGATCCACCAGTTAAAAAATCACCCAAAAGAAGAGGCTATTCGTGGCATTGTGCGGACTGCGATCCTAGT taaaaGCTGTGCcatctttatttattga